The Actinocatenispora sera genome has a window encoding:
- a CDS encoding NAD(P)/FAD-dependent oxidoreductase, with protein sequence MPDAVVVGAGCAGAPTAMLLARAGYRVTLVDRARFPRDTLSTHYLQQPAVALLRDWGLLDAVLGTRCPPIAHLRYRAADVAIDGPMWTFDGIGYALGPRRYLLDQLLVDAAVAAGVDFRAGQRVTDLIVEGDRVVGVRLRAERGGTDQLRAPLVVGADGMRSVVAARTGAAVRVTDPPRTCVYYSYWPGVSDRFEIHEAPGSWIGVVPSNDGLTLVAAYFPQSAYPQVRLDAGAAYLAAVRDTAPDVHARMRAVDRAERIYGTGAQLNFFRQPAGPGWVLVGDAGHHKDSLTARGITDAFHQAALLADSIGSGLDLHDPDRLRAALRRFERGRDDLLADEYQHTLKLARLAHSPRRLASLRAAAGDPVQAAGFFRSLCGHPFQERMTPP encoded by the coding sequence GTGCCTGACGCCGTCGTGGTCGGCGCCGGCTGTGCCGGAGCGCCGACGGCGATGCTGCTGGCGCGCGCCGGCTACCGGGTCACGTTGGTGGACCGGGCCCGCTTTCCCCGTGACACCCTGTCCACGCACTACCTGCAGCAGCCGGCGGTCGCGTTGCTGCGCGACTGGGGGCTGCTGGATGCCGTGCTCGGCACCCGCTGCCCGCCGATCGCACACCTGCGGTACCGCGCGGCCGACGTCGCCATCGACGGTCCGATGTGGACGTTCGACGGCATCGGCTACGCGCTCGGCCCGCGCCGGTACCTGCTCGACCAGCTGCTGGTGGACGCCGCCGTGGCCGCCGGGGTGGACTTCCGCGCCGGACAGCGGGTCACCGACCTGATCGTCGAGGGCGACCGCGTGGTCGGGGTACGGCTGCGCGCCGAGCGCGGCGGAACCGACCAGCTGCGGGCGCCGCTGGTGGTCGGCGCGGACGGGATGCGGTCGGTGGTGGCAGCCCGTACCGGTGCCGCGGTGCGCGTCACCGACCCGCCCCGGACCTGCGTCTACTACAGCTACTGGCCCGGCGTCTCGGACCGGTTCGAGATCCACGAGGCGCCCGGCAGCTGGATCGGCGTGGTGCCCAGCAACGACGGTCTGACCCTGGTCGCCGCGTACTTCCCGCAGTCCGCGTACCCGCAGGTACGGCTCGACGCCGGTGCCGCGTACCTGGCCGCGGTGCGCGACACGGCGCCGGACGTCCACGCCCGCATGCGGGCGGTCGATCGCGCCGAGCGCATCTACGGCACCGGTGCGCAGCTCAACTTCTTCCGGCAGCCGGCCGGGCCCGGCTGGGTACTGGTCGGCGATGCCGGCCATCACAAGGACTCGCTGACCGCGCGCGGCATCACCGATGCGTTCCACCAGGCCGCACTGCTCGCCGACAGCATCGGATCCGGCCTCGACCTGCACGATCCGGACCGGCTTCGCGCCGCGCTGCGGCGGTTCGAACGCGGCCGCGACGACCTGCTGGCCGACGAGTACCAGCACACCCTGAAGCTCGCCCGGTTGGCGCATTCGCCGCGGCGGCTGGCGTCGTTGCGGGCCGCGGCCGGGGATCCGGTGCAGGCCGCCGGCTTCTTCCGCTCGCTGTGCGGTCACCCGTTCCAGGAGCGGATGACTCCACCGTGA
- the paaA gene encoding 1,2-phenylacetyl-CoA epoxidase subunit PaaA → MPQGPHDAGGERLRLIGAPDRDEAGADEADLQRYFEAMVADDQKIEPRDWMPDAYRSMMIRQIGQHAHSELMGMQPESNWLTRAPSLRRKTALLAKVQDEAGHAMYLYAAAETLGVTRGELLDQLHDGRQHYSVVFNFPAASWADIGAIGWLLDGAAIANQVPLCRCSYGPYARAMVRICKEESFHQRQGYSILHTLSGGTPAQHRMAQQAVDRWWYRALALFGLPDRASRNTSRSMAWKIKRLTNDEVRQKFVDVIAEQVGSLGLTLPDEALRFDTERGHWDFTLPDFDALTAVLQGYGPCNRQRMERRRRTHDEGAWVRESALAYAEKQRRRRAV, encoded by the coding sequence ATGCCACAGGGTCCCCACGACGCGGGCGGCGAACGGCTTCGGCTGATCGGTGCGCCGGACCGGGACGAGGCCGGCGCGGACGAGGCCGACCTGCAGCGGTACTTCGAGGCCATGGTCGCCGACGACCAGAAGATCGAGCCGCGCGACTGGATGCCGGACGCGTACCGGTCGATGATGATCCGGCAGATCGGCCAGCACGCGCACTCTGAGCTGATGGGTATGCAGCCGGAGTCGAACTGGTTGACCCGCGCGCCGAGCCTGCGGCGCAAGACGGCGCTGCTGGCCAAGGTGCAGGACGAGGCCGGCCACGCGATGTACCTGTACGCGGCGGCCGAGACGCTCGGGGTGACCCGCGGCGAGCTGCTCGACCAGCTGCACGACGGTCGCCAGCACTACAGCGTCGTGTTCAACTTCCCGGCCGCCAGTTGGGCGGACATCGGTGCGATCGGCTGGTTGCTGGACGGTGCGGCGATCGCCAACCAGGTGCCGCTGTGCCGCTGCTCGTACGGGCCGTACGCGCGGGCGATGGTCCGGATCTGCAAGGAGGAGTCGTTCCACCAGCGGCAGGGTTACTCGATCCTGCACACCCTGTCCGGCGGCACCCCGGCGCAGCACCGGATGGCGCAGCAGGCCGTCGATCGCTGGTGGTACCGGGCGCTCGCGCTGTTCGGTCTGCCCGACCGCGCGTCGCGCAACACGTCGCGCTCGATGGCGTGGAAGATCAAGCGGCTGACCAACGACGAGGTACGGCAGAAGTTCGTCGACGTGATCGCCGAGCAGGTGGGCTCGCTCGGCCTGACGCTGCCGGACGAGGCACTGCGCTTCGACACCGAGCGCGGCCACTGGGACTTCACCCTGCCCGACTTCGACGCGCTCACCGCCGTGCTCCAGGGGTACGGCCCGTGCAACCGGCAACGGATGGAGCGTCGCCGGCGCACCCACGACGAGGGCGCCTGGGTCCGGGAGTCGGCGCTGGCCTACGCCGAGAAGCAGCGGCGCCGCCGCGCCGTCTGA
- a CDS encoding NAD(P)/FAD-dependent oxidoreductase codes for MSGDVVVVGGGLVGLAAAWRIAGHGGRVTVVERDAPVRFTSRAAAAMIAPVGYREPADDAFLRLRLDAQREWTPFAAELVEQTGIDPAYRRIGSLVAATDKDGLARVVALREFHAELGIESSLVDAAGAARLEPELRGALGGLQVPGEGCVDPEAAGRALVAGIHARGGTVWSGAGVAELCGDATRISGVRLVDGSVLAADVVLVAAGAASCALPGVPESARFPLRAVKGQSVLVADRPGDPLVRTVLRAGINVVPRGDGRLMIAGTVEDGAAPGDRNTVLGAYQVLQRAIAAVPALAGCDVDTWCVGQRPVAPDDAPVLGPSGVPGLWWSTGHSYYGILLSALTGRLVADALAGDAAATVRIGQFTVDRFAAGAPRYTSLDHDRHA; via the coding sequence GTGAGTGGCGACGTCGTGGTGGTCGGCGGCGGGCTGGTCGGGCTGGCGGCGGCGTGGCGGATCGCCGGCCACGGCGGCCGGGTCACCGTGGTCGAGCGGGACGCGCCGGTCCGGTTCACCTCCCGCGCGGCGGCGGCGATGATCGCCCCGGTCGGGTACCGCGAGCCCGCCGACGACGCGTTCCTGCGGCTGCGGCTGGACGCGCAGCGGGAGTGGACGCCGTTCGCCGCCGAGCTGGTCGAGCAGACCGGGATCGACCCCGCGTACCGGCGGATCGGCTCACTGGTCGCGGCCACGGACAAGGACGGGCTGGCACGGGTGGTGGCGTTGCGCGAGTTCCATGCCGAGCTGGGGATCGAGTCGTCGCTGGTGGATGCGGCGGGTGCCGCGCGGCTCGAACCGGAGCTGCGCGGCGCGCTCGGCGGGTTGCAGGTGCCGGGGGAGGGTTGCGTCGACCCGGAGGCGGCCGGCCGGGCGCTGGTCGCCGGGATCCACGCCCGCGGCGGTACGGTCTGGTCCGGTGCGGGCGTCGCGGAACTGTGCGGTGACGCGACCCGGATCAGCGGGGTGCGGTTGGTCGACGGCTCGGTGCTCGCCGCCGACGTGGTACTGGTGGCCGCCGGCGCGGCGAGCTGCGCGCTACCGGGCGTGCCGGAGTCGGCGCGCTTCCCGCTCCGCGCGGTCAAGGGGCAGTCGGTGCTGGTCGCCGACCGGCCCGGAGATCCGCTGGTACGCACCGTGTTACGCGCCGGGATCAACGTCGTGCCGCGAGGCGACGGCCGGCTGATGATCGCGGGTACGGTGGAGGACGGCGCGGCGCCGGGGGACCGCAACACGGTGCTCGGCGCGTACCAGGTGCTGCAGCGGGCGATCGCGGCGGTGCCGGCGCTGGCCGGCTGCGACGTGGACACCTGGTGTGTCGGGCAGCGGCCGGTGGCGCCGGACGATGCGCCGGTGCTGGGGCCGAGCGGGGTTCCCGGCCTGTGGTGGTCGACCGGCCACTCGTACTACGGGATCCTGCTGTCGGCGTTGACCGGCCGGCTGGTGGCCGACGCGCTGGCCGGCGACGCCGCCGCCACCGTCCGGATCGGACAGTTCACTGTGGACAGGTTCGCCGCCGGGGCACCGCGCTACACCTCGCTGGACCACGACCGGCACGCCTAG
- a CDS encoding class I SAM-dependent methyltransferase produces MYSDADAAALYDLLNPWNPDTYRGDAFHHHLVMAAGSVLDVGCGTGSMLTYAREHGHRGRLVGLDPDRAALDRARRRTDIDWIEATAAESDTRTEGGFELAVMTGHAFQVLVTDEDLRASLQAIHAALAPGGRFVFETRHPQARAWLDWIPANAADVVDAADRPLRTWHDVESVDAGVVSFVETTADPDGTVLRVDRARLRFLDVAPLNGFLADAGFTVEAQYGDWQRGPITPTSREIVTVARR; encoded by the coding sequence GTGTACTCCGACGCGGACGCCGCCGCCCTCTACGACCTGCTCAACCCCTGGAACCCGGACACGTACCGCGGGGACGCGTTCCACCACCACCTGGTCATGGCGGCCGGTTCGGTGCTCGACGTCGGCTGCGGCACCGGCTCGATGCTCACCTACGCCCGCGAGCACGGCCACCGCGGTCGGCTCGTCGGCCTCGACCCGGACCGCGCCGCGCTCGACCGCGCCCGGCGCCGCACCGACATCGACTGGATCGAGGCGACCGCCGCCGAGTCCGACACCCGTACCGAGGGCGGGTTCGAGCTCGCCGTGATGACCGGGCACGCGTTCCAGGTGCTGGTCACCGACGAGGACCTCCGCGCCTCGCTGCAGGCGATCCACGCCGCGCTGGCGCCGGGCGGCCGGTTCGTCTTCGAGACCCGGCATCCGCAGGCCAGGGCCTGGCTCGACTGGATCCCGGCCAATGCCGCCGACGTGGTCGACGCCGCCGACCGACCGCTGCGCACCTGGCACGACGTTGAGTCCGTCGACGCCGGCGTCGTGAGCTTCGTCGAGACGACCGCCGACCCGGACGGCACCGTACTGCGCGTCGACCGGGCCCGGCTTCGCTTCCTCGACGTGGCGCCGCTCAACGGCTTCCTGGCCGACGCCGGCTTCACCGTGGAGGCGCAGTACGGCGACTGGCAGCGTGGCCCGATCACCCCGACCAGCCGGGAGATCGTCACCGTCGCCCGCCGTTGA
- a CDS encoding NAD(+)/NADH kinase, which translates to MAKVETLGLVLHPTRDVTAVVSTVLAWAAEHDVAVRVGVADADRAAGARAVPDDELAGSDAILSIGGDGTMLGALRLVADDPRPVLGVNMGRLGFLVEIEPPELVTALNRLATSDVTLEHHSCLRITAGGDGCVAFNDLALSRRPGDGTVNAILTIDDQQYGYFRADAVIMATATGSTAHSYSAGGPLLSPATDAVVITPVAPMSGISRPLVLGAGERVEFSLLSDVGGVSDGLRGGKNVGGGSDGLREGKNVGGPSDGLREGKNVGRPVIEADGQVLGELEPGRTVRAELRRDAGLVVRLDVRRHRQRSQAKLSLLDLPLLPDQLRELLPPQVRDQLARRESP; encoded by the coding sequence ATGGCGAAGGTGGAAACGCTCGGGCTGGTGCTGCACCCCACCCGGGACGTGACGGCGGTGGTGTCGACGGTGCTCGCCTGGGCGGCCGAGCACGACGTCGCGGTACGGGTCGGTGTCGCGGACGCCGACCGGGCCGCCGGTGCGCGGGCGGTGCCGGACGACGAGCTCGCCGGCAGTGACGCGATCCTCAGCATCGGCGGCGACGGGACGATGCTCGGCGCGCTGCGGCTGGTCGCGGACGACCCCCGGCCGGTACTCGGGGTCAACATGGGCCGGCTGGGCTTCCTCGTCGAGATCGAACCGCCGGAGCTCGTCACCGCGCTGAACCGGCTCGCCACCAGCGACGTGACGCTGGAGCACCACAGTTGCCTGCGGATCACCGCCGGCGGGGACGGCTGCGTCGCCTTCAACGACCTGGCGCTGTCCCGGCGGCCCGGCGACGGCACGGTCAACGCGATCCTCACCATTGACGACCAGCAGTACGGGTACTTCCGGGCCGACGCGGTGATCATGGCCACGGCGACCGGCTCCACCGCGCACAGCTACTCGGCCGGCGGGCCGCTGCTGTCGCCGGCGACCGACGCGGTGGTGATCACCCCGGTCGCGCCGATGTCCGGGATCAGCCGCCCGCTCGTGCTCGGCGCCGGCGAGCGGGTCGAGTTCTCCCTGCTCTCCGACGTCGGTGGTGTCTCCGACGGCCTCCGCGGTGGGAAGAACGTCGGCGGTGGCTCCGACGGCCTTCGCGAAGGGAAGAACGTCGGCGGTCCTTCCGACGGCCTCCGCGAAGGGAAGAACGTCGGCCGGCCGGTGATCGAGGCCGATGGCCAGGTGCTCGGAGAGCTGGAGCCGGGCCGGACGGTACGGGCCGAGCTGCGCCGCGACGCCGGCCTGGTGGTGCGGCTCGACGTCCGCCGACACCGCCAGCGCAGCCAGGCGAAGCTGAGCCTGCTGGACCTGCCGCTGCTGCCCGACCAGCTGCGCGAGCTGCTGCCGCCGCAGGTCCGCGACCAGCTGGCCCGCCGCGAGTCCCCCTGA